In Nisaea acidiphila, the DNA window GGCCGACGGGGTGCTGTTCGAGCGGCATTACTGCCAGGCCGCGCCCTGTTCGCCGGCGCGGGCCTCGCTCTATACCGGGCTCTACCAGATGAACCATCGGGTCTGCCGCAACGGCACGCCGCTGGATGCCCGCTTCACCAACATCGCGCTGGAGGGACGGCGCGCGGGCTACGGACCGGCGCTGTTCGGCTACACGGACCAGAGCTTCGATCCGCGCGCGTTGGCGGCGGGCGACCCTCGGCTCACCACCTACGAGGAGGTGCTGCCCGGCTTCGAGCGGATCGAGCGGTTCGACGAGCAGGCGGCGGACTGGCTGCAATGGCTAGAAGGTGCGGGCGAGGATGTTTCGGACGGGCTCGCCGGGGTCTACGGCTCGGTGTCGAAGCCCTTCACCCGGGCGGACCTGACGCCGCGCTTCAAGGCCGAACATACCGAGACCGGCTTCATCACCGAAAGCTTCCTCGACTTCCTTGGACGGCAGGAGGCGGACACGCCCTGGTTCGCGCATCTCTCCTTTATCCGCCCGCATCCGCCCTTTTCGGTACCGGAGCCATACAATTCCATGGTGCCGGACGAGTTGGTGGAGCTGCCCGTGAGGGCAGCCTCCCCGGACGCGGAGGGGGAGATCCATCCCTTCGTCCGCTACGTGCTCGAACAGGTAAAATCGAAATCCTTCGTGCCGGGCGGCGGCGAACGGCCGGTGATCGACTGGAGCGACGACGAGATCCGCGCCCTCATGGCGGTCTATTACGGCATGATCGCGGAGGTCGACGCCCAGCTCGGGCGCCTCATCGAGGGCTTGAAGCGGAACGGCGCCTACGAAAACACGCTGATCGTGCTGACCAGCGATCACGGCGAGATGATGGGCGAGCACCATCTCTTCGGAAAGCTCGGCTATTTTGAGGGCAGCTACCACATCCCGCTCATCGTCCGGGCGCCGGGAGCCGGCGTCGCGCGCGGGACGCGGGTGACGAAATTCACCGAGTCCATCGATATCGCGCCGACGCTGGCGGAATGGAGCGGGATCGACGTGCCGCTGCAATATGACGGTCGCTCCCTGCTGCCGTTTCTCCGCGGCGAGGCGCCGGCGGACTGGCGCGACGCCGCACATTGGGAGTTCGATTTCCGCGAGGTCGTCAGCGGCAAGCCGGAAGGCGCGCTCGGTCTCAAACTCGATCAGTGCCAGCTCGCGGTACATCGCGGCGAGCGTTTCAAATATGTCCATTTCGCCGCCCTGCCGCCGCTTCTTTTCGACCTTGAGGCGGATCCCGGCGAATTGGTGAACCTTTCGGGGAATCCCGATTACGCGGCGGAAGAGCTCGCTGCCGCGCGGTCTATGCTCTCCTGGCGGCAGGCGATGAGCGAGCGCACGCTGACCGGGATCGAAATCACCTCCGGCGGTCCGGTCGCGCGACCCTTCGCGGATCGGTACTGAAGCGGTGCCGCCGGACCGCTTGGATATGCGCGCATTTGCCTGATAGGCTCGGAAAAAAGATCATCCGGGGACGCAGAATGAGCGAGACGGCCGACTATTCCATCGATCCGCAGATGGCCAAAGCCATGGAGCGCATGGTCGAGATTGCCGAGGAAGGCAAGTTCGAGCCATTGCCGCTCGACCCGGACCCGGTCGAGGCGCGGGTCCGGATGGAAGCCGAACGCGCCTGGTGGAACCAGAAACTGCCGGAGATGGCGGAGATCCGTGAGGAGGTCTTCGAGGGGCCGAACGGTCCGGTCCCGGTCCGTCTGCTCTATCCCGACGTGCCGCGTCCTGCGCCGGTGCTGGTCTATTTCCATGGCGGCGGCTGGGTCGTCGGTTCGCTCGAGACCCATCACCGGGCGATGCGTTATCTGGCTTTGAAGAGCGGCTGCGCGGTCGCCGCGGTGGATTACCGTCTGGCACCCGAGCACAAGTTTCCGGCCCCGCTGGAGGATTGCGTCGCCTCGATCGACCATGTCCATGCCAACGGCGCCGCCTGGGGGCTCGATCCGTCGAAGCTGGCGGTCGGTGGCGACAGCGCGGGGGCCAACCTCGCGCTCGGTGCGGCGCTCTCCCTGCGCGACCGGGGCGATAGTCCGATCCGCTCCCTCACGCTGTTCTACGGCTGCTTCGACCGGGATTTCGAGGACGAGTCCCATACGCTCTTCGGCGACGGTTCCTTCGGGCTCTCGACAGACTCCATGCGCTGGTACTGGAACCACTATCTCAGCGACGAGACCGACGCCGCGAACCCCTATGCCTGCCCGATGAAGGCGGACCTCTCGGGCCTGCCGCCGACCCAGCTCTACCCGGCCGGGCTCGATCCGCTGCGCGACGATTCCGCACGCATGAAGGAGCTGATGGAGGCGGCCGGCGTGCCGGTCGAGTACAAGCTCTATCCCGGCGTCTGCCATGCCTTCATCAACCTGACCCGTATGGTCGACCAGGCGCACGAACTGATCGACGACGCGACCGCGGCGATCCGGCGCAATCTGGCTCTCGGCTGATCGCGCACCTGTGCTGAAGCTCGATCATCTCACCGTCATCGCGCCCTCTCTCGGCGAGGGTGCGGCGCATGTCCGCGACTGCCTCGACATCGATGTCCCATTCGGCACACGCCACCTCTATATGGGGACGCATAACCACCGTTTGCAGCTTGGCGGACGGGTCTATCTCGAGATCGTGGCTCTCGACCCAGCCGGGACCGCGCCGGCACGCGCGCGATGGTTCGGCCTGGACAATGCGGCCAAGGTCCGGGCCGACTGGGAGGCCGGCCGAAGGTTGCGCGGCTGGGTCGCCAACACGGCGAATATCGAGGCTCTCATCGCGGCGCGCGGCGCAATTTTCGGAGAGGCTGTGCCGCTGCCGACAGGCGATCCGAGCTTCGCCTTCGCGATCCCCGTAGACGGCTCGCTCCCGCTCGACGGGGGGGCGCCATCCGTGA includes these proteins:
- a CDS encoding alkaline phosphatase family protein — encoded protein: MTGPGNILLITADQWRADCLSALGHPAVKTPNIDALAADGVLFERHYCQAAPCSPARASLYTGLYQMNHRVCRNGTPLDARFTNIALEGRRAGYGPALFGYTDQSFDPRALAAGDPRLTTYEEVLPGFERIERFDEQAADWLQWLEGAGEDVSDGLAGVYGSVSKPFTRADLTPRFKAEHTETGFITESFLDFLGRQEADTPWFAHLSFIRPHPPFSVPEPYNSMVPDELVELPVRAASPDAEGEIHPFVRYVLEQVKSKSFVPGGGERPVIDWSDDEIRALMAVYYGMIAEVDAQLGRLIEGLKRNGAYENTLIVLTSDHGEMMGEHHLFGKLGYFEGSYHIPLIVRAPGAGVARGTRVTKFTESIDIAPTLAEWSGIDVPLQYDGRSLLPFLRGEAPADWRDAAHWEFDFREVVSGKPEGALGLKLDQCQLAVHRGERFKYVHFAALPPLLFDLEADPGELVNLSGNPDYAAEELAAARSMLSWRQAMSERTLTGIEITSGGPVARPFADRY
- a CDS encoding VOC family protein; translation: MLKLDHLTVIAPSLGEGAAHVRDCLDIDVPFGTRHLYMGTHNHRLQLGGRVYLEIVALDPAGTAPARARWFGLDNAAKVRADWEAGRRLRGWVANTANIEALIAARGAIFGEAVPLPTGDPSFAFAIPVDGSLPLDGGAPSVIDHKDDPTSMEEIPDLGARLRSFTLAHPDPDAIAALYRTLAIDRPPVLVPGSELRYSAEIETAAGPKTLT
- a CDS encoding alpha/beta hydrolase fold domain-containing protein, with product MSETADYSIDPQMAKAMERMVEIAEEGKFEPLPLDPDPVEARVRMEAERAWWNQKLPEMAEIREEVFEGPNGPVPVRLLYPDVPRPAPVLVYFHGGGWVVGSLETHHRAMRYLALKSGCAVAAVDYRLAPEHKFPAPLEDCVASIDHVHANGAAWGLDPSKLAVGGDSAGANLALGAALSLRDRGDSPIRSLTLFYGCFDRDFEDESHTLFGDGSFGLSTDSMRWYWNHYLSDETDAANPYACPMKADLSGLPPTQLYPAGLDPLRDDSARMKELMEAAGVPVEYKLYPGVCHAFINLTRMVDQAHELIDDATAAIRRNLALG